In the genome of Candidatus Jidaibacter acanthamoeba, one region contains:
- a CDS encoding type II toxin-antitoxin system VapC family toxin, giving the protein MKLYLLDTDTIIYFIKGHDAVVEKFISSPLVQLYISDITCAELYYGAYNSEFPERNLRTVSGVIGNLSAVPFNTNASKVFGELKAELKKKGELIADMDLMIAAIAVAGNYTLVTNNIKHFERIKDLKLENWSEYEYKAKKH; this is encoded by the coding sequence ATGAAACTATATTTACTTGATACTGATACAATTATTTATTTTATTAAGGGACATGATGCGGTAGTAGAGAAATTTATAAGCTCTCCGCTTGTTCAGTTATATATATCAGACATCACCTGTGCCGAACTTTATTATGGTGCATATAATTCAGAGTTTCCTGAGCGTAATCTAAGAACGGTTAGCGGTGTAATCGGTAATTTGAGTGCAGTGCCGTTTAACACTAATGCAAGTAAAGTATTCGGTGAGCTTAAAGCGGAATTGAAGAAAAAGGGTGAGCTAATAGCCGATATGGATTTAATGATTGCTGCAATTGCAGTTGCCGGTAATTATACATTAGTAACTAACAACATAAAACACTTTGAAAGAATTAAAGATTTAAAATTAGAAAACTGGAGCGAATATGAGTATAAAGCTAAGAAGCATTAG